In Herbaspirillum seropedicae, a single window of DNA contains:
- the rpoH gene encoding RNA polymerase sigma factor RpoH — protein MKTASAQTALMPAESNALALGFSGSLGNIDAYISAVNRLPMLTHEEEVKLARDLREKNDLGAAQKMVLSHLRLVVSIARGYLGYGLPHADLIQEGNIGLMKAVKRFDPAQNVRLVSYAMHWIKAEIHEYILKNWRLVKVATTKAQRKLFFNLRSHKEGLDAMTPAQVEALAKTLDVKREEVIEMETRLSGRDIALESPTDDEDDKFAPIAYLSSDNSEPTRVIEAKQYDRLQSEGLEAALSKLDERSRRIVEARWLANDDGSGATLHELADEFGVSAERIRQIEAVALKKMKTSLQAYS, from the coding sequence ATGAAAACTGCGTCTGCACAAACTGCACTCATGCCTGCCGAGTCCAATGCACTCGCGCTGGGTTTTTCCGGCAGCCTGGGCAACATCGACGCGTATATCTCGGCAGTGAACCGCCTGCCCATGCTGACCCACGAGGAAGAGGTCAAGCTGGCCCGCGACCTGCGCGAAAAGAACGATCTGGGCGCCGCCCAGAAGATGGTGTTGTCGCACCTGCGCCTGGTGGTCTCGATCGCCCGTGGCTACCTGGGCTACGGCCTGCCGCACGCCGACCTGATCCAGGAAGGCAATATCGGCCTGATGAAGGCCGTCAAGCGCTTCGACCCGGCCCAGAACGTGCGCCTGGTGTCCTATGCCATGCATTGGATCAAGGCCGAGATCCACGAGTACATCCTGAAGAACTGGCGCCTGGTCAAGGTGGCGACCACCAAGGCCCAACGCAAGCTGTTCTTCAACCTGCGCAGCCACAAGGAAGGTCTGGACGCGATGACGCCGGCCCAGGTCGAGGCCCTGGCCAAGACCCTGGACGTCAAGCGCGAGGAAGTGATCGAGATGGAAACCCGTCTGTCCGGTCGCGACATCGCCCTGGAATCGCCCACCGATGATGAAGATGACAAGTTCGCGCCCATCGCCTACCTGTCGTCGGACAATTCGGAGCCGACCCGCGTGATCGAGGCCAAGCAGTACGACCGCCTGCAGTCCGAAGGCCTGGAAGCCGCACTGTCCAAGCTGGATGAGCGCTCGCGCCGCATTGTCGAGGCCCGCTGGCTGGCCAATGACGATGGCTCCGGGGCGACGCTGCACGAGCTGGCTGACGAGTTCGGCGTCTCGGCCGAGCGTATCCGCCAGATCGAGGCGGTGGCGCTGAAGAAGATGAAGACCTCGCTTCAGGCCTATTCCTGA
- a CDS encoding ParA family protein: MPVIVIANPKGGVGKTTLATNLAGYFASQGHGALLGDIDRQQSSRAWLSIRPEQARPIATWDINEDYVAKPPKGTTHVVLDTPAGLHGWRLNDALKMADKILVPLQPSIFDILATQDFLRRLADEKAVRAGEIDVGIVGMRVDARTRSAEQLQRFIEGLKLPVLGYLRDTQNYVQLAAHGLTLWDVAPSRVQRDLDQWQPVLDWVGQTKGGPKADSKGD; the protein is encoded by the coding sequence ATGCCTGTCATCGTCATCGCCAACCCCAAAGGGGGCGTGGGCAAGACCACCCTGGCCACCAACCTGGCCGGTTACTTCGCCAGCCAGGGCCACGGCGCGCTGCTGGGCGATATCGACCGCCAGCAGTCCTCGCGCGCCTGGCTGTCCATCCGGCCCGAGCAGGCGCGCCCCATCGCCACCTGGGACATCAACGAAGACTACGTCGCCAAGCCGCCCAAGGGCACTACCCATGTGGTGCTCGACACGCCCGCCGGCCTGCACGGCTGGCGACTCAACGACGCCCTCAAGATGGCCGACAAGATTCTGGTACCGCTGCAACCCTCCATCTTCGACATCCTCGCCACCCAGGATTTCCTGCGCCGTCTGGCCGATGAAAAGGCGGTGCGCGCCGGCGAGATCGATGTCGGCATCGTCGGCATGCGCGTGGATGCGCGCACCCGTTCGGCCGAGCAGCTGCAGCGTTTCATCGAGGGCCTCAAGCTGCCGGTGCTGGGCTACCTGCGCGATACGCAGAACTACGTGCAACTGGCCGCGCATGGCCTCACGCTCTGGGACGTGGCCCCATCGCGCGTGCAGCGCGACCTCGACCAGTGGCAGCCGGTGCTGGACTGGGTGGGCCAGACCAAGGGCGGCCCCAAGGCTGACTCCAAGGGCGACTGA
- the ftsX gene encoding permease-like cell division protein FtsX, producing MNWLRQHFAAIGDALRHLLRSPGNFLLNVLVVSIALALPFAGLSALENVRPISDQMSVEPEISIFMKPDASREAAQALGKTISQVLKDSNTVGKVEFIPREKAFDALKSKTGLADVLNTLGSNPLPDSYVLRLPGFQNAMDAGRVDQIAQQLQKQAGVDTVQIDSEWVKRLAALLRILRLVLLFLGITLGAVVVAVVFNTIRLQVMTQRDEIEVSRLFGATNSFIYRPFYYTGALLGVCAGLVALGLVVAAQQPLNAAILDFAHLYASEFQLALPSPMAIGLLLAVSALLGLFGAMLSVRRQMARGA from the coding sequence ATGAACTGGCTCCGACAGCATTTCGCCGCCATCGGCGACGCCCTGCGCCACCTGCTGCGCTCGCCCGGCAATTTCCTGCTGAACGTGCTGGTGGTGTCGATTGCGCTGGCCCTGCCCTTTGCCGGGCTGTCGGCGCTGGAGAATGTGCGTCCGATCTCGGACCAGATGTCGGTGGAACCCGAGATCAGCATCTTCATGAAGCCCGACGCCAGCCGCGAAGCCGCACAGGCCCTGGGCAAGACCATCAGCCAGGTGCTCAAGGACAGCAATACCGTGGGCAAGGTCGAATTCATCCCGCGCGAAAAGGCCTTTGATGCCTTGAAGAGCAAGACCGGGCTGGCCGATGTGCTCAACACGCTGGGCAGCAACCCGCTGCCGGACAGCTATGTGCTGCGCCTGCCGGGCTTCCAGAACGCCATGGATGCGGGCCGGGTGGATCAGATCGCCCAGCAGTTGCAGAAGCAGGCCGGCGTGGATACGGTGCAGATCGATTCCGAATGGGTCAAGCGGCTGGCGGCGCTGCTGCGCATCCTGCGGCTGGTGCTGCTGTTCCTGGGCATCACGCTGGGTGCGGTGGTGGTGGCGGTGGTGTTCAACACCATCCGCCTGCAGGTGATGACGCAACGCGATGAGATCGAGGTCTCGCGCCTGTTCGGGGCGACCAATTCCTTCATCTATCGTCCCTTCTACTACACCGGCGCCCTGCTGGGCGTGTGCGCCGGGCTGGTGGCGCTGGGGCTGGTGGTGGCGGCGCAGCAGCCGCTCAATGCGGCCATCCTGGATTTCGCCCATCTGTATGCCTCCGAATTCCAGCTGGCCCTGCCCAGCCCGATGGCCATCGGACTGCTGCTGGCAGTGAGCGCATTGCTGGGCTTGTTCGGGGCCATGTTGTCGGTGCGCAGGCAGATGGCGCGTGGGGCTTGA
- a CDS encoding Abi family protein, whose amino-acid sequence MLQRSSNAKISRQKVQSPLLRALSSIYRGTTGCPENPCLYASKYSTLRFALSTHMQKHFSTPRLAALDSFFVTTSHRDALGCYAWNQAVSAGFLPLLADVEVSLRNALHRALSQYFHAVDSSDWMMPRPNPAHGINPAAPVQLPPVHKLTPKAREDVVSAMGKIKARKPAGYLVSPDDVVAALPFGFWEVLIAGLAHRSQPPGLQAAILAAAFPYAADTATTPYGSQDFRMRLVKLLKRIRDIRNRIGHHEALWSTPEFNVFGVLGHIPRRPRHTVNSLRKFAEKLSWFGGWIDPGISAYMQNNDHWWSLQVLLQRQALATYRVLGGAVGTYRRLLEATRTPANGTMPTLRTRHKRHKRRIVDRYYF is encoded by the coding sequence TTGTTGCAGCGCAGTTCGAACGCTAAAATTTCCCGCCAGAAAGTCCAAAGCCCGCTGCTGCGGGCTTTGTCCTCAATTTACAGGGGCACGACCGGTTGCCCGGAAAACCCCTGTCTCTATGCGTCGAAGTATAGCACTCTGCGTTTTGCGCTTTCAACCCATATGCAGAAACACTTCTCGACGCCGCGTCTGGCGGCCCTCGATAGCTTCTTTGTCACCACTTCGCACCGCGACGCGCTGGGATGCTATGCCTGGAACCAGGCGGTCAGCGCTGGCTTTCTGCCACTTCTGGCTGATGTCGAGGTTTCTCTGCGAAACGCTTTGCATCGTGCTTTATCCCAGTATTTTCACGCGGTCGACTCATCAGACTGGATGATGCCCCGGCCCAATCCGGCCCACGGCATCAATCCTGCGGCTCCTGTTCAGTTGCCGCCTGTCCACAAGCTCACGCCCAAGGCGCGCGAAGATGTGGTTTCGGCAATGGGAAAGATCAAGGCTCGCAAGCCGGCTGGCTACCTCGTGAGCCCGGATGATGTCGTCGCAGCCTTGCCCTTTGGTTTCTGGGAAGTGCTCATTGCCGGGCTGGCCCATCGGTCCCAGCCGCCCGGGTTGCAGGCGGCAATTCTGGCCGCGGCTTTTCCCTACGCGGCTGACACGGCGACTACGCCCTACGGCAGTCAGGATTTCAGGATGCGGTTGGTCAAGCTGCTCAAGAGAATCCGCGACATCCGCAACCGCATCGGTCATCACGAGGCATTGTGGAGCACACCGGAGTTCAATGTGTTCGGTGTACTGGGACACATCCCCCGCCGGCCCCGGCACACCGTGAACAGCCTGCGCAAGTTTGCGGAAAAGCTCTCCTGGTTTGGCGGCTGGATCGATCCGGGCATCTCGGCTTATATGCAAAACAATGACCACTGGTGGTCACTGCAGGTCCTGCTTCAACGGCAGGCGCTGGCAACTTATCGCGTGCTTGGGGGCGCAGTTGGCACTTACCGCCGTCTTCTGGAGGCGACCCGCACACCGGCCAATGGAACCATGCCTACGCTGCGCACACGGCACAAACGGCACAAACGGCGAATTGTCGACCGTTACTATTTCTGA
- the ftsY gene encoding signal recognition particle-docking protein FtsY has protein sequence MFSFFKRKPKPEAQPALPPQSEPAPPAAPQPAAPAAPAPAAAAPAVTPPAAPVAPVAPTPAAPVAPVAPVAAVEPVAEVTEQAEEAEIVPAPAPAPEAKRSWLSRLKAGLSKTSSNLTTLFVGARIDEDLYEELESALLVSDAGVEATQWLLDELKKKVKAERLTEAAQVRTALRTLLIELLQPLQRPLVLGRDKPLVMMIAGVNGAGKTTTIGKLALHLQAHGQSVLLAAGDTFRAAAREQLAVWGERNNVQVIAQESGDPAAVAYDSVHSAQARGTHVVMVDTAGRLPTQLHLMDELKKIKRVIGKAMHSAPHEVLLVIDGNTGQNALAQVKAFDDALGLTGLVVTKLDGTAKGGILAAIAKTRPVPLYFIGVGEQIEDLQAFNATEFVDALLS, from the coding sequence ATGTTCAGTTTCTTCAAGAGAAAACCCAAACCGGAAGCGCAGCCAGCGCTGCCGCCCCAATCCGAACCGGCGCCGCCAGCCGCGCCCCAACCTGCCGCCCCGGCGGCGCCGGCCCCTGCTGCTGCCGCACCGGCGGTGACGCCTCCGGCGGCGCCTGTCGCGCCTGTTGCTCCTACGCCTGCTGCTCCGGTTGCCCCGGTTGCCCCGGTCGCCGCCGTCGAGCCTGTGGCCGAGGTGACCGAACAAGCCGAGGAAGCCGAGATCGTCCCCGCCCCGGCCCCGGCGCCCGAAGCCAAGCGTTCCTGGCTGTCGCGCCTGAAGGCGGGCCTGTCCAAGACCTCCAGCAACCTGACCACGCTCTTCGTCGGCGCGCGCATCGACGAGGATCTCTACGAAGAGCTGGAATCGGCCCTGCTGGTCTCCGACGCCGGCGTCGAGGCCACCCAGTGGCTGCTGGACGAACTGAAGAAGAAGGTCAAGGCTGAACGCCTGACCGAAGCCGCCCAGGTGCGCACGGCCCTGCGCACCCTGCTCATCGAACTGCTGCAGCCGCTGCAGCGTCCGCTGGTGCTGGGCCGCGACAAACCGCTGGTGATGATGATCGCCGGCGTCAACGGCGCCGGCAAGACCACCACCATCGGCAAGCTGGCGCTGCATCTGCAGGCGCATGGCCAGTCGGTGCTGCTGGCCGCAGGCGACACCTTCCGCGCCGCCGCCCGCGAACAGTTGGCGGTCTGGGGCGAACGCAACAATGTCCAGGTGATTGCCCAGGAGTCCGGTGACCCGGCTGCGGTGGCCTATGACTCGGTGCATTCGGCGCAGGCGCGCGGCACCCATGTGGTGATGGTCGATACCGCCGGCCGTCTGCCTACGCAATTGCACCTGATGGATGAACTCAAGAAGATCAAACGGGTCATTGGCAAGGCGATGCACTCAGCGCCCCACGAAGTGCTGCTGGTCATCGACGGCAACACCGGCCAGAATGCCCTGGCCCAGGTGAAGGCCTTCGATGATGCGCTGGGACTGACCGGCCTGGTGGTGACCAAGCTGGACGGCACGGCCAAGGGCGGCATCCTGGCCGCCATCGCCAAGACCCGTCCGGTGCCGCTGTACTTCATCGGCGTGGGTGAACAGATCGAAGACCTGCAGGCCTTCAACGCCACCGAATTCGTCGACGCCCTCCTGAGTTGA
- a CDS encoding cell division ATP-binding protein FtsE produces MIEFTRVSKQYAREVYALRDITLSVRKGELIFLAGPSGAGKSTLLKMIAAIERPTAGKLAVNGTDIGGLKASGLPYLRRNLGLIFQQQKLLLDRNLLSNVMLPLIVTGSSRQDAERRARAALDKVDLLGKAMCEPMELSGGEQQRVAIARAIVNRPQIILADEPTANLDRANANKVLAALKSFHGVGVTCLISTHDEQFLTGADRIIYLDRGRIVDGWHNGVANPVEVSP; encoded by the coding sequence ATGATTGAATTTACCCGGGTTTCCAAGCAATACGCGCGCGAGGTCTATGCCCTGCGCGACATCACGCTGTCGGTCAGGAAGGGCGAGCTGATCTTCCTGGCCGGTCCCTCGGGCGCGGGTAAATCGACGCTGCTGAAGATGATCGCCGCCATCGAGCGTCCGACCGCGGGCAAGCTCGCGGTGAACGGCACCGACATCGGCGGACTCAAGGCGTCCGGCCTGCCCTACCTGCGGCGCAACCTGGGGCTGATCTTCCAGCAACAGAAACTCTTGCTGGACCGCAATCTTCTGTCCAACGTGATGCTGCCGCTGATCGTCACCGGTTCCTCGCGCCAGGACGCCGAAAGGCGCGCCCGCGCCGCGCTGGACAAGGTGGACCTGCTGGGCAAGGCCATGTGCGAGCCGATGGAGCTGTCCGGCGGCGAACAGCAGCGCGTGGCCATCGCCCGCGCCATCGTCAACCGTCCGCAGATCATCCTGGCCGACGAGCCCACCGCCAACCTGGACCGGGCCAATGCCAACAAGGTGCTGGCGGCCTTGAAATCCTTCCATGGCGTAGGCGTGACCTGCCTGATCTCCACCCATGACGAACAATTCCTGACCGGCGCCGATCGCATCATCTACCTGGACCGTGGCCGCATCGTCGATGGCTGGCACAACGGCGTGGCCAATCCCGTGGAGGTGTCGCCATGA
- the cyoE gene encoding heme o synthase, whose product MTTLTAQPNRIAQYWALTKPRVTQLAVFCAVIGMFLSTPDLPDWHKVIFGTLGIWLLAGAAFAINCLVEREIDSRMARTARRPMARGEITVGQTLVFSGVLGGLGMWVLYNLVNPLTMWLTFATFVGYAIIYTIVLKPATSQNIVIGGLAGAMPPALGWAAMANDVPMQAWVLVMIIFIWTPPHFWALAMYRRDDYAKSGLPMLPITHGMDVTKLHVLMYTIALFAVSLLPFAIGMSGLIYLGTAVVLGAIFFWYSWQMYRRYTDLIARKAFAYSIVYLSILFAVLLVDHYFLFRSF is encoded by the coding sequence ATGACCACATTGACCGCCCAACCCAACCGCATCGCCCAGTACTGGGCACTGACCAAGCCGCGCGTGACGCAGCTGGCGGTGTTCTGTGCCGTGATCGGCATGTTCCTTTCCACGCCTGATCTGCCGGACTGGCACAAGGTCATCTTCGGCACGCTGGGCATCTGGTTGCTGGCCGGCGCGGCCTTCGCCATCAACTGCCTGGTCGAGCGCGAGATCGATTCGCGCATGGCCCGTACCGCCCGCCGCCCCATGGCGCGGGGCGAGATCACGGTAGGCCAGACCCTGGTGTTCTCGGGTGTGCTCGGCGGCCTGGGCATGTGGGTGCTGTACAACCTGGTCAACCCGCTGACCATGTGGCTGACCTTCGCCACCTTCGTCGGCTACGCCATCATCTACACCATCGTCCTCAAGCCCGCCACCTCGCAGAACATCGTCATCGGCGGCCTGGCCGGCGCGATGCCGCCGGCGCTGGGCTGGGCGGCGATGGCCAACGACGTGCCCATGCAAGCCTGGGTGCTGGTGATGATCATCTTCATCTGGACCCCGCCGCACTTCTGGGCGCTGGCCATGTATCGCCGCGATGACTACGCCAAGTCCGGCCTGCCCATGCTGCCCATCACCCATGGCATGGACGTGACCAAGCTGCACGTGCTCATGTACACCATCGCGCTCTTCGCGGTGAGCCTGCTGCCCTTTGCCATCGGCATGAGCGGGCTGATCTATCTGGGCACGGCGGTCGTGCTGGGAGCGATCTTCTTCTGGTATTCGTGGCAGATGTACCGTCGCTACACCGACCTGATCGCGCGCAAGGCCTTTGCCTATTCCATCGTCTACCTGTCCATCCTGTTCGCGGTGCTGCTGGTGGACCACTATTTCCTGTTCCGTAGCTTCTGA
- a CDS encoding SCO family protein has protein sequence MGRWKMLAVVAVCAAPMIASYLTYYVIKPQSRNNYGALIDPRQYPIPDLGSRAIDGSPATLADYRGKWVMLQVDGGDCAEPCRQKLFTLRQLRLMQGKEMERIERVWLVTDRQPIETLLLREYDGTDILRVDAGKLRSWLPVDAGTSVEDHIYLIDPLGNLMMRFPKDPDPGKMKKDISKLLRASSIG, from the coding sequence ATGGGCCGCTGGAAGATGCTGGCCGTGGTGGCGGTCTGTGCCGCGCCGATGATCGCGTCCTATCTCACCTATTACGTCATCAAGCCGCAGAGCCGCAACAACTATGGCGCGCTGATCGATCCGCGCCAGTATCCGATCCCCGACCTGGGCAGCCGCGCCATCGATGGCAGCCCGGCCACGCTGGCCGATTACCGGGGCAAGTGGGTGATGCTGCAGGTCGATGGCGGTGACTGTGCTGAACCCTGTCGGCAGAAACTGTTCACCCTGCGCCAGCTGCGGCTGATGCAAGGTAAGGAGATGGAGCGCATCGAGCGGGTCTGGCTGGTGACGGATCGCCAGCCCATCGAGACGCTGCTCCTGCGCGAATACGACGGAACCGATATCCTTAGGGTCGATGCCGGCAAGCTCAGGTCCTGGTTGCCGGTGGATGCCGGGACCTCGGTAGAGGACCATATCTACCTGATCGATCCGCTGGGCAACCTGATGATGCGTTTTCCCAAGGACCCTGATCCCGGCAAGATGAAGAAAGACATTTCCAAGCTGCTGCGGGCCTCGTCGATAGGATGA
- a CDS encoding COX15/CtaA family protein: MTATMLIQLGLTGLVVALIPLAVVWRAQGAANKYRKLVWVTLFFTFDLIMFGAFTRLTDSGLGCPDWPGCYSHANPLLAHEHINAAQEAMPTGPVTWAKAWIEMTHRYFAMAVGFLIIVLMVAAWWRWIRSGKTELQFRPWFPTALLGFVCLQGAFGAWTVTMKLQPIIVTLHLLLGLNLLAMLTWLAARQEPHLPVSPAGRALIVPATLGAALLGLQIALGGWVSTNYAALACTDFPLCDGKLVPDMDFAHGFTLWRHLGMTSGGDYLPFQALTAIHWVHRSFAFVVILYVVWLAHRALREEGLRKTGRWLLTVLGLQLCTGLATIYLNWPLAIAVVHNGGAALLVILMVMLNYKVRYAPSGQAIAAPPATARPVTP; encoded by the coding sequence ATGACTGCAACGATGCTGATACAACTGGGCCTGACCGGGCTCGTGGTGGCCCTCATTCCGCTGGCCGTGGTGTGGCGCGCCCAGGGCGCGGCCAACAAATACCGCAAGCTGGTGTGGGTGACGCTGTTCTTTACCTTCGACCTGATCATGTTCGGCGCTTTCACGCGCCTGACCGACTCCGGCCTGGGCTGTCCCGACTGGCCGGGCTGCTACAGCCACGCCAATCCCCTGCTGGCGCATGAACACATCAATGCCGCCCAGGAAGCCATGCCCACCGGGCCGGTCACCTGGGCCAAGGCCTGGATCGAAATGACCCACCGCTATTTCGCCATGGCCGTGGGCTTCCTGATCATCGTGCTGATGGTGGCGGCGTGGTGGCGCTGGATCAGATCGGGCAAGACCGAGTTGCAGTTCCGGCCCTGGTTCCCGACAGCGCTGCTGGGCTTTGTTTGCCTGCAGGGCGCGTTTGGCGCGTGGACCGTGACGATGAAGCTGCAGCCCATCATCGTCACGCTGCATCTGCTGCTGGGCCTGAACCTGCTGGCCATGCTGACCTGGCTGGCCGCGCGGCAGGAGCCGCACCTGCCGGTGTCCCCGGCCGGCCGCGCGCTGATCGTGCCGGCCACCCTGGGCGCTGCGCTGCTGGGCTTGCAGATCGCGCTGGGCGGCTGGGTCAGCACCAATTACGCCGCGCTGGCCTGTACCGACTTTCCCTTGTGCGACGGCAAGCTGGTGCCGGACATGGATTTTGCGCATGGCTTTACGCTCTGGCGCCACCTGGGCATGACTTCCGGCGGCGACTACCTGCCTTTCCAGGCGCTGACGGCGATCCACTGGGTGCATCGCAGCTTTGCCTTTGTCGTCATCTTGTATGTTGTATGGCTGGCACACCGCGCCCTGCGTGAAGAAGGGCTGCGCAAGACCGGCCGCTGGCTCCTGACCGTGCTGGGTTTGCAGCTCTGTACTGGGCTGGCGACCATCTATCTGAACTGGCCCCTGGCCATTGCCGTGGTCCACAACGGCGGCGCGGCGCTGCTGGTGATCCTGATGGTCATGTTAAACTACAAGGTCCGTTACGCACCCTCCGGCCAGGCCATCGCTGCTCCACCAGCCACCGCCCGGCCCGTCACGCCATGA
- a CDS encoding M16 family metallopeptidase, with protein MKLKIRALLASALLGLFASSPMLAQAEPARQFVLGNGMKVIVKEDRRAPTAVQMVWYKVGGIDEVNGLTGVSHALEHMMFKGTRNHKVGEFSRLVAELGGQENAFTANDFTAYFQQIEKSHLEKVMALEADRMANLQFDAAEFAKEIRVIMEERRWRTDDQPMGLLNEALNAAAWTAHPYHHPVVGWMDDLQHMSVQDIAAWYRQWYAPNNATLVVAGDVDAQRVLALARKYFGKIPARRLPAGKPQNEPQQLGMRRVTVKAPAENPYVVMAWKTPALRQVEQDQDVYALDVLSAVLDGYDNARLSASLVRTGGKATAVGASYSGVARGPVLFTLEGSPAEGVTTAQLEGLLRGEVERIAREGVSEQELQRVKTQLIASQVYKRDSVFGQAMEIGMMETAGLGQQNIDRIIERLKSVTAAQVQAVAQQYFQDDTLTVATLVPLPLAGKKPAPPPAGLLH; from the coding sequence ATGAAATTGAAGATCAGAGCCCTCCTGGCCAGCGCGCTGCTGGGCCTTTTCGCCAGCAGCCCGATGCTGGCCCAGGCCGAGCCGGCGCGCCAGTTCGTGCTGGGCAATGGCATGAAGGTGATCGTCAAGGAAGACCGGCGCGCCCCCACGGCGGTGCAGATGGTCTGGTACAAGGTGGGCGGCATCGATGAAGTCAACGGTCTGACCGGCGTCTCCCATGCGCTGGAACACATGATGTTCAAGGGCACCAGGAACCACAAGGTCGGCGAGTTCAGCCGCCTGGTGGCCGAACTGGGCGGCCAGGAAAACGCCTTCACCGCCAATGACTTCACCGCCTACTTCCAGCAGATCGAGAAGAGCCACCTGGAAAAGGTGATGGCGCTGGAAGCTGACCGCATGGCCAACCTGCAGTTCGACGCCGCCGAGTTCGCCAAGGAAATCCGCGTCATCATGGAAGAGCGCCGCTGGCGCACCGACGACCAGCCCATGGGCCTGCTGAACGAAGCCCTGAACGCCGCCGCCTGGACCGCCCACCCCTACCACCACCCGGTCGTGGGCTGGATGGACGACCTGCAGCACATGAGCGTGCAGGACATCGCCGCCTGGTACCGTCAATGGTACGCCCCCAACAACGCCACCCTGGTGGTGGCCGGTGATGTCGACGCCCAGCGCGTGCTGGCGCTGGCGCGCAAGTATTTTGGCAAGATTCCCGCCCGCCGCTTGCCCGCAGGCAAGCCCCAGAACGAGCCGCAGCAGCTGGGCATGCGCCGCGTCACCGTCAAGGCCCCGGCCGAGAATCCCTATGTGGTGATGGCCTGGAAGACGCCGGCCCTGCGCCAGGTTGAGCAGGACCAGGACGTCTACGCCCTGGACGTGCTCTCGGCCGTGCTGGACGGCTATGACAACGCCCGCCTGAGCGCCAGCCTGGTGCGCACCGGCGGCAAGGCCACTGCAGTGGGCGCCAGCTACAGCGGCGTGGCGCGCGGGCCGGTGCTGTTCACCCTGGAAGGTAGTCCCGCCGAGGGCGTCACGACCGCGCAGCTCGAGGGCCTGCTGCGCGGCGAGGTCGAGCGCATCGCCCGCGAAGGCGTGTCCGAGCAGGAGCTGCAGCGGGTCAAGACGCAACTGATCGCCTCCCAGGTCTACAAGCGCGACTCGGTCTTCGGCCAGGCCATGGAAATCGGCATGATGGAAACCGCCGGCCTGGGCCAGCAGAACATCGACCGCATCATCGAACGCTTGAAGAGCGTCACGGCAGCCCAGGTGCAGGCCGTCGCGCAACAGTACTTCCAGGACGACACCCTCACTGTCGCCACCCTGGTGCCGCTGCCGCTGGCGGGCAAGAAGCCCGCGCCGCCGCCGGCCGGGCTGCTGCATTAA
- a CDS encoding SCO family protein, with product MKRFLSALLLAGCATLLAACGPSKPELKFNNTDVTGLDYAKDFALTDHTGKPRTLADFKGKVVVMFFGYTQCPDVCPTTMVEMSNVMKELGPDADKVQVLFVTVDPERDTQEVLSQYVPAFDKRFLGLRGDQQQTEKVAKEFKVFYQKVPGKQPGSYTMDHTAGSYVFDPQGRIRLFVKHGQGPQTLAHDIKLLLS from the coding sequence ATGAAAAGATTCCTCTCGGCCCTGCTGCTGGCCGGATGCGCGACCTTGCTGGCCGCCTGCGGGCCGTCCAAGCCTGAGCTGAAGTTCAACAATACCGATGTCACCGGGCTGGACTATGCCAAGGACTTCGCCCTGACCGACCACACCGGCAAGCCGCGCACCCTGGCCGATTTCAAGGGCAAGGTGGTGGTGATGTTCTTCGGCTACACGCAATGCCCGGATGTCTGCCCGACCACCATGGTCGAGATGTCCAATGTGATGAAGGAACTGGGGCCGGATGCGGACAAGGTGCAGGTGCTGTTCGTGACCGTCGACCCCGAGCGCGATACCCAGGAAGTGCTGTCGCAATACGTGCCAGCCTTCGACAAGCGTTTCCTCGGCCTGCGCGGCGACCAGCAGCAGACCGAGAAGGTCGCCAAGGAATTCAAGGTGTTCTACCAGAAGGTCCCGGGCAAGCAGCCGGGCAGCTATACCATGGACCACACCGCGGGCAGCTACGTGTTCGATCCGCAGGGCCGTATCCGCCTCTTCGTCAAGCACGGCCAGGGGCCGCAGACGCTGGCGCATGACATCAAGCTGTTGCTGTCCTGA